The Thiomicrorhabdus lithotrophica DNA segment ACAAGTTGCAGCGATGCCTAGCGGCTCGGCTTCAGCCACTTGTTGGCGTATGGTTTCAGCTCGTTCCAGAACTTCCTGTTGGTTTAAGTCTTTAATGATGACAACAAACTCATCGCCACCATAGCGTGCAATTATGTCGTTTGAATGACTGTTGTTTTTTAAAATCGAAGCAACCGTTTTAAGTATGGTATCGCCGGCAGGGTGTCCCATCATGTCGTTTATATCTTTAAACTGATCAATATCCAACAACATCAAAGTAACCCCTTCATTTTTAGCGAGCGCTGATTTGATTAGCTTTTCTGCATACTCATCTAAAAAGTGACGGTTATTGATACCGGTTAGCGAGTCTATGTTTGCTTTTTGGTAAAGTGCTTCTTGTTGGTTTATTAGTTCATCGCGGGCACGTTTGCCCATGATTAGGTTGATTGCTCGGGCTAAAAAGTCGGTTTCATTAAACGGTTTGGCAATAAAATCGCCCGCACCATGTTTAAGAACATACACTTGGCGTAATAAGTCGTTCCATCCTGATACGGCCAAAATAGGGATGTCGCGGATGCGTTCATTACCTTGACGAATTAGGTTAATTAGGCCAATGCCGCTTACTTCGCCTTCTAGTACCAAGTCAGTTACGACGATATCAAACGGTTTTTTAGTGTTGTCTAAAATTTTGGCGGCTTCTTCGCCACTTTTAACGTGTTTAACTTTCCAGCCTACGGATTGCATAATGTGGCTGGTAAAGTCAGCGGTGCTTTGGGTGTCTTCTACATAGAGAACACGAGCTGATATATTAAGTGTGGCATAGACCATTAAGCTATGCAGAGCGCGCTTTAGCGTTGGAAAATCGGATTTAATAAATATTTCGGTAAAACCAGCATCGTAGGCTTGGCGTTTAAAGTCCGGGGAACTATTTGATGTGAGTAAAAACTTAGGCGTGTTGCTTAAGCTTTTGTTGAGCTTGAGCTTTTTTAAAAACTTAAAACTGTCCATGTCACCCAGTTCATGCGCCACACAGATGGCAGACGGTTTGTGGTTTTTTAAATGAGCCAGGCCATCGTTTCCATTGCTGGCTTCGGTGATTTGTGTATCTTCATTACTAAGGGTGAGCTTGATAACATTACGATAACTGTTGGATGGATCGACAATGAATAGGTTCATAAGGTTTTAAAGGCTGTATAAAAAGCTTGCTATCATAAAGCCAAATGAGTTTAGCAACAAGGATGATATTACGTAGCGTGTTTTGCTTTGTTACCAGGCCAGGTAAATTGTTTTGATAATCTTAATATCGAGTAATAAAAAAACCGCCATAGTTTAGACTTTGGCGGTTTAATGGTTGAATGGGGTTTTAGTTTAAACCGCTAAGATATTTGATAGCTGTCGACGGAATTCGCTCGCTAACTCTTTATTATTTAAATCCAACATATTAATGACTACTACCGCAAGTTCTTGTGCGCCACCACCTTTTGCATCTGGGTTTTGTTTTAATAAGCCAAACAGTTGTGCCATGCCTTCTTTATAGGCTTGTTCTGCTATTAAACAGATGGCAAGATCAAATTGAATGTCTTCATCGTCAGGTGTTTCAGCTAGTTTTGTAGTTAGGGCTAGTTTACCGTCAGTGTCTAATGCCAGTTTTTTAAAGGTAATTTGACCAATTAAAAAGCGTCCGGTTTCGGTTTCTTTAATTTTGTTTGGTAGTTTGGTAAAAAGTTCAGCGGCTTCAGCAAGCATATTGATGTCTAGAAATATCTGACACATATCCATTGCAATTTTAATATTGCTTGGATTCATTTGAGCCGCTTGGGCAAGGAGCTTAATCGCTTCTGGCGTTTCACCATTTTTATGTTTTTCTTCAGCTTGAAGGCGTAGGTCTTCTGCAGGGTCAAAGATATCAAATTTTCTAAAAACCTGAGCTAAAGACTCTTCAGTCATACTTCCCAGTTCTTGGTGAACCATTTCACCATCTTTGAATATTTTTAACATTGGTACGTTTTTGACCTCTAGGCGGTCACGTACTTGGGTATACATATCAATATCTAAGCGGGCAAGAATGAATTGCCCAGCAAACTTCTCAGCATAATCAATGAGCGCATTTTCCATGGCGATACAGGTTGGAGAAATCGGGCTTAAAAACAGAACAAATACAGGTAGCTTGTGCGAGTTGATGAGAACGAGTGAATCAAAATTATCGTCTGAAATTTCAAAATTATAAATTTCTTGTGCGGCCATTTTTTTATTCCTGAATTGCAATCAGGGGATTATAGCAGACTTGCTAAAATCGATTAAAAATCTACTGTAGATTTTTTTATTGAAAATTACTGAAAAAAATTACGACTTTGTCTTGAATTAGCCAACACTATCCCTTATAAAGCTTCGGATTGAGAATTTTATCGGAGAAAAGCATGTCTGACAAAGAGCAAAACCTTAACGAAGAATTAGAAAACCAAACTGCGGAAGAAGCCGCTCAACAAGCGGAAGAAGCATTAGAAAATGCACAAGAGGCTGTTGAAAATGATGTTCAAGCTTTGTTAGAAGAAGCTAAGGCAGAAGCTGAAAAACATAAAGATTTAGCAATGCGTGTACAAGCGGATATGGAAAACTTACGCCGTAGAACCCGTATTGATGTAGAAAGTGCGCATAAATATGCATTAGAGAAATTTGTAAATGCATTGATTCCTGCTATGGATTCTATGGAAATGGGAATGGAAGCGGCTTCTAAGGAAGGCGCAACGATTGAAAGCATTAGTGAGGGCGTTGAAATGACGTTCAAACAGTTGCTGGATGTTTTACAAGAGTTTAACGTTGAACGTATCGATCCTACTGGTGAGAAGTTTGATCCGCAACTGCATGAAGCGATGACGATGTTCCCATCGCCTGACCATGAGAGTAATACAGTGGTAGACACAATTCAAAAAGGCTACACACTAAATGAACGTTTAGTGCGTGCCGCTCGAGTTATTGTTGCCCAATAACCATCGATTTTTAAATAGAAACATCGGTAATCAGAATAAAAAACAATCGATTAGCGAAAAATACGAAAAAAAATCAAATTTAGACTTGAAAGCATTTTTAACAGCCTTATATACAAGTCAACAAAACAAACAACATTATTTTAAGAATTAACTTATTACCAGGCCTGGTCAAAATAAACGAGCTGGCTTGGTAACTTAAGTTTGCAATTTGGAGTGAATCAAATGGCTAAAATTATTGGTATCGATTTAGGAACCACAAACTCATGTGTGGCAGTAATGGAAGGGAAAGACGTTAAAGTTATTCCTAACGCGGAAGGTGCTCGTACTACGCCTTCTATTGTTGGTTACACAGCGGATGGTGAAGTTTTAGTTGGTGATTCAGCTAAGCGTCAAGCGGTAACTAACCCAGAAAACACAATTTTTGCAATCAAGCGTTTAATCGGTCGTCGCGCAGATGATGCGGTTGTAGCAAAAGATAAGGCAATGGTTCCTTATGCAATCGTTGCAGCAGATAATGGTGATGCATGGGTTGAAGTGAATGGTAAGAAATTATCACCTCAA contains these protein-coding regions:
- a CDS encoding diguanylate cyclase, whose translation is MNLFIVDPSNSYRNVIKLTLSNEDTQITEASNGNDGLAHLKNHKPSAICVAHELGDMDSFKFLKKLKLNKSLSNTPKFLLTSNSSPDFKRQAYDAGFTEIFIKSDFPTLKRALHSLMVYATLNISARVLYVEDTQSTADFTSHIMQSVGWKVKHVKSGEEAAKILDNTKKPFDIVVTDLVLEGEVSGIGLINLIRQGNERIRDIPILAVSGWNDLLRQVYVLKHGAGDFIAKPFNETDFLARAINLIMGKRARDELINQQEALYQKANIDSLTGINNRHFLDEYAEKLIKSALAKNEGVTLMLLDIDQFKDINDMMGHPAGDTILKTVASILKNNSHSNDIIARYGGDEFVVIIKDLNQQEVLERAETIRQQVAEAEPLGIAATCSIGLACHDKKIALQLVELLASIDQSPEDIELNYQALFKAADHSLYAAKKAGRNRVCMNNLLNPTQ
- a CDS encoding tetratricopeptide repeat protein codes for the protein MAAQEIYNFEISDDNFDSLVLINSHKLPVFVLFLSPISPTCIAMENALIDYAEKFAGQFILARLDIDMYTQVRDRLEVKNVPMLKIFKDGEMVHQELGSMTEESLAQVFRKFDIFDPAEDLRLQAEEKHKNGETPEAIKLLAQAAQMNPSNIKIAMDMCQIFLDINMLAEAAELFTKLPNKIKETETGRFLIGQITFKKLALDTDGKLALTTKLAETPDDEDIQFDLAICLIAEQAYKEGMAQLFGLLKQNPDAKGGGAQELAVVVINMLDLNNKELASEFRRQLSNILAV
- the grpE gene encoding nucleotide exchange factor GrpE, which codes for MSDKEQNLNEELENQTAEEAAQQAEEALENAQEAVENDVQALLEEAKAEAEKHKDLAMRVQADMENLRRRTRIDVESAHKYALEKFVNALIPAMDSMEMGMEAASKEGATIESISEGVEMTFKQLLDVLQEFNVERIDPTGEKFDPQLHEAMTMFPSPDHESNTVVDTIQKGYTLNERLVRAARVIVAQ